The following nucleotide sequence is from Chryseobacterium sp. CY350.
AGACCATGTATGACAAGAAGGTTCTGACTCCTCGTTTGACTGCTTGGTATGGTGATGGTGAAAAGTCGTATAAGTTAGGAGGAAGCGAATTTGAAGTGAATGCCTGGATCCCTGAATTGCTATCTTTAAAGAATAGAATTGAAGAAGCTTTTGGACATCAGTTTAATTCAGTTTTGTTGAATTTGTATCGTGATAATAATGATTCTGTAGCATGGCACCGGGACAAGGAAAGTGGGTACGGTGATAGACCGGTCATCGCATCTTTAAGTCTTGGACAAACCAGAAAATTCGATTTTAGAAAACTCAATCATCACCAGAGCAGACACAGTATACCGCTTCCGCATGGTTCTTTGCTTTTGATGAAAGGAGATCTTCAGGAACACTGGGAGCATCGTATCGCTAAGTCTGCTTTGCAAATGAAAGAACGTATTAACCTTACGTTTCGGTTGGTGAGTGAACTGTAGTAAACATCATAAATAATAAAATAATAGTTATATGTCAATCTCGTACTACGATTTTAAAAATCTATCCATGCAATCTCAATATGAATTGGCTTTTGCCGAAGGAAAGGTCATCAGTGAAACCTCTAAGGATGGACTAAGGTTTGTATTGTATGAGCTGTCAAGTTTTACCGTTGAGATCGTATATAAGACCATCAATAACAAGATAGAAGGCCTTAGTGTATTCCAGAATAAAGGTACTCGCTGACATGTAACTAATTTTTTATATATGTCAGCGTATTAAAATAGTGTGATCCGGATCAAATGAAAAAGTGATTGAGATCCTGTTTTTAAAACCAGATAAATTCCAACGTCGTATTAATAAATTAAAAGAGGTATAAAAATGAGTGAAAAAGTTTTACTTGTGCTTTTAAGCAAAGCGATATTACGTTAAAGTCAATTAACAATATCTTTGTAGATGAACTGGTCAGTAAGTTGTTTTATGGAAGATCAAGCAGTCACATATCCGGTCTATTCACCATCTTCAATTATTGGGATTTTCAGCAACGCCCTGAAAATCAATGCTACCGTCAATCTGATCTATCTTAGAGGCAGGTATGCTTTTGGAGGTGGTAAATCTTACGGAAACTATTATTATGACCTTTTGTTCTCAGAAGCTGATAACACTTCGATCGGCATTCGTATTTCTTCGTTGCTAAGAAGCAAGATCACCAATAATGAGATCTATACGCTCAGAGGGTTTATTGAGAAGAGTATTAAAAATTCTTCGATTGAACTGCGTTTTGTGGTTGATGAGATCGTACAGCAGGAAGAAAGGTCAATTTCTGAAGAAGAACTGCAAAGGTATGGGCTGATTCAGAAAAAACTGGAGACAGGATCAAAAGATCTTGAGACCCTGATCAGGGACAAAATGCTTAAAGATGAAAAGATCAGGATCGCCAATATTTACGGCAATAATGCAATTGTTCAAAAAGATTTTTTCGAAGGACTGGATGTTTCAAGAAAGTATTTTGATATTTCAGATTACAGCTGCAACATCAATTCCTCCACGGCAATCATTTCCAAACTAAATGAAATCTCCGCTTTG
It contains:
- a CDS encoding alpha-ketoglutarate-dependent dioxygenase AlkB family protein — translated: MGQLSLFSAEEFYTFPKDLLEFREHFLTTEESDRLFSQLLENTPWKQRTQTMYDKKVLTPRLTAWYGDGEKSYKLGGSEFEVNAWIPELLSLKNRIEEAFGHQFNSVLLNLYRDNNDSVAWHRDKESGYGDRPVIASLSLGQTRKFDFRKLNHHQSRHSIPLPHGSLLLMKGDLQEHWEHRIAKSALQMKERINLTFRLVSEL